Proteins from a genomic interval of Paraconexibacter algicola:
- a CDS encoding serine O-acetyltransferase, translated as MEPAPDDRRASWPKGVRALYWSDYVAHCSHKAPESRERRRLLALPRLLVNPSLQAVLVLRIANASPRWTWWIWRNFFVRLHSMDWSGKLEIGPGFEIPHPIGVLLAADAQIGANVGLGHNVTLAGERGPGRPIIEDNVTVYPGSVLMGGVRIGEGSIVGANCVVTRDVPPGRMVTPRGVVPLAASNRHGEPGT; from the coding sequence ATGGAGCCCGCGCCCGACGACCGCCGCGCCTCCTGGCCGAAGGGCGTGCGCGCGCTCTACTGGTCCGACTACGTCGCGCACTGCAGCCACAAGGCGCCCGAGTCCCGCGAGCGCCGCCGGCTGCTCGCGCTGCCCCGCCTGCTGGTCAACCCGTCGCTGCAGGCGGTCCTCGTGCTGCGGATCGCCAACGCGAGCCCGCGCTGGACGTGGTGGATCTGGCGAAACTTCTTCGTCCGGCTGCACTCGATGGACTGGAGCGGCAAGCTCGAGATCGGGCCCGGGTTCGAGATCCCGCACCCGATCGGCGTGCTGCTCGCCGCCGACGCGCAGATCGGCGCCAACGTCGGGCTCGGCCACAACGTGACGCTCGCGGGCGAACGCGGTCCCGGTCGGCCGATCATCGAGGACAACGTCACCGTGTACCCGGGCTCCGTGCTGATGGGCGGCGTGCGCATCGGCGAGGGCTCGATCGTCGGCGCCAACTGCGTCGTCACCCGGGACGTGCCGCCCGGACGGATGGTCACGCCGCGCGGCGTCGTCCCGCTCGCCGCCTCCAACCGGCACGGAGAGCCCGGGACGTGA
- the fabG gene encoding 3-oxoacyl-ACP reductase FabG, with protein sequence MSSRVVVITGGSRGLGAGIVQAFLDAGDVVATCSRSATPRTDAWAADPATAERFLFAPVDIVDVAAAQAFVAQVLERFGRIDVLVNNAGIARDGVIGLASDEDIDTVLDLNLKATFTMTRLVARRMLLAGSGRIVNISSIVGLSGYRGLSVYSATKAGLDGFSRSLARELGARGITVNSVAPGYLRTEMSHGLDESQLQQIARRTPAGRLGEPEDIAGVVLFLCSPAASFMTGQTLVVDGGLTA encoded by the coding sequence ATGAGCAGTCGCGTCGTCGTGATCACCGGCGGGAGCCGCGGGCTCGGGGCCGGCATCGTCCAGGCGTTCCTCGACGCCGGCGATGTCGTCGCCACCTGCAGCCGCTCCGCCACGCCGCGGACCGACGCCTGGGCGGCGGATCCCGCCACCGCGGAGCGGTTCCTGTTCGCGCCGGTCGACATCGTCGACGTCGCGGCCGCGCAGGCGTTCGTCGCGCAGGTGCTCGAGCGGTTCGGGCGCATCGACGTGCTCGTGAACAACGCGGGCATCGCGCGCGACGGCGTCATCGGCCTCGCCTCCGACGAGGACATCGACACGGTCCTCGACCTGAACCTCAAGGCGACGTTCACGATGACCCGCCTCGTCGCCCGGCGCATGCTCCTGGCGGGCAGCGGCCGGATCGTCAACATCTCCTCGATCGTCGGGCTGTCCGGCTATCGCGGCCTGTCGGTGTACTCGGCGACGAAGGCCGGCCTCGACGGCTTCTCCCGCTCGCTGGCCCGCGAGCTCGGTGCGCGCGGGATCACGGTCAACTCGGTCGCGCCCGGGTACCTCCGCACCGAGATGTCGCACGGCCTCGACGAGAGCCAGCTGCAGCAGATCGCCCGGCGGACCCCGGCCGGCCGGCTCGGCGAGCCGGAGGACATCGCTGGCGTCGTGCTGTTCCTCTGCTCGCCCGCCGCGAGCTTCATGACCGGGCAGACGCTCGTGGTCGACGGGGGGCTGACCGCCTGA
- a CDS encoding phosphopantetheine-binding protein gives MAEPTQVIVELIKGLIERRGDEPPEITPESRIAADLDLDSLELAELSAGLEDAFGRDPYSEGIVPATVGELVAYFG, from the coding sequence ATGGCAGAGCCCACGCAGGTCATCGTCGAGCTCATCAAGGGCCTCATCGAGCGCCGCGGCGACGAGCCGCCGGAGATCACGCCGGAGTCGCGCATCGCCGCCGACCTCGACCTCGACTCGCTCGAGCTCGCCGAGCTCTCCGCCGGCCTCGAGGACGCGTTCGGCCGCGACCCGTACAGCGAGGGCATCGTCCCCGCGACGGTCGGCGAGCTCGTCGCCTACTTCGGCTAG
- a CDS encoding class I SAM-dependent methyltransferase, protein MSDARTAVAGVPFWYHTIEVAPGVLTPGQVDLRTSAAKLLPDDLTGRRALDVGTFDGFWAFELERRGAQVVAIDVDALDSAQWPPLNRPRLERQAAEWGMELGRGFAVAHEALGSSVQRIVCDVYDAAPDRLGGPFDLVFMGAITEHLRDPVRALEAVLSCLRPGGELVQMEPFSIRNTLRAPRTPVAHFQPLVSDFNWWYPNLSMLKAMPWAAGFVDVRRTCFLRPPSSRAMTGWYAGIASRRPS, encoded by the coding sequence GTGAGCGACGCGCGCACGGCGGTCGCCGGCGTCCCGTTCTGGTACCACACGATCGAGGTCGCCCCGGGGGTGCTGACCCCGGGTCAGGTGGACCTGCGCACGAGCGCCGCGAAGCTCCTGCCCGACGACCTGACCGGCCGTCGCGCGCTGGACGTCGGCACGTTCGACGGCTTCTGGGCGTTCGAGCTGGAGCGGCGCGGCGCGCAGGTCGTGGCGATCGACGTCGACGCGCTCGACAGCGCGCAGTGGCCGCCGCTGAACCGCCCGCGCCTGGAGCGCCAGGCGGCCGAGTGGGGGATGGAGCTCGGCCGCGGCTTCGCGGTCGCGCACGAGGCGCTCGGCTCGTCGGTGCAGCGGATCGTCTGCGACGTCTACGACGCCGCGCCCGACCGGCTGGGCGGCCCGTTCGACCTCGTCTTCATGGGCGCGATCACCGAGCACCTGCGGGACCCGGTCCGCGCGCTGGAGGCGGTGCTGTCGTGCCTGCGCCCGGGCGGCGAGCTGGTCCAGATGGAGCCGTTCTCGATCCGCAACACGCTGCGCGCCCCGCGCACCCCGGTCGCGCACTTCCAGCCGCTGGTGAGCGACTTCAACTGGTGGTACCCGAACCTGTCGATGCTCAAGGCGATGCCGTGGGCCGCCGGGTTCGTCGACGTGCGGCGGACCTGCTTCCTGCGGCCGCCGTCCTCCAGGGCGATGACCGGCTGGTACGCCGGGATCGCCTCCCGCCGACCGTCCTGA
- a CDS encoding cellulase family glycosylhydrolase, translating into MSGRRARRRLAAVAGAAALAALAGCGGGEQPVRTLDPPAHRGVAVDIVFGTPASAELAEVDAAAELGADAIRVAVQWAGMEPLRAGELADWYVQRLDGLVARARRAGLQVLLTPVFTPCWAVDAAGGAPCASPAAAQQVQTTHPRDPADYARFAGRLARRYGDALAGLEVWNEPNLPGFWAPQDAARDYVRLVRATRQELLRVAPRLPLVAGALAGGDAPFLEQLYGEGLADEIDVLSVHAYNDGRPPERGLPARFARAAFRQGLLAVKGVVERRDAGRTVWVTEIGWNTSTQRGELFNDGVGEAEQAAYLGRALARLQAPGTALGFPESVFVYRLRDPRQAPADPQQNYGLIAADGRRKPAFAAVRRAFAARRG; encoded by the coding sequence GTGAGCGGCCGGCGGGCCCGGCGCCGGCTGGCGGCCGTCGCGGGCGCCGCCGCCCTCGCCGCGCTCGCCGGTTGCGGCGGCGGGGAGCAGCCCGTCCGCACGCTCGACCCGCCCGCCCACCGGGGCGTCGCGGTCGACATCGTCTTCGGCACGCCCGCCTCGGCGGAGCTCGCGGAGGTCGACGCCGCCGCCGAGCTCGGCGCCGACGCGATCCGCGTGGCCGTCCAGTGGGCGGGAATGGAGCCGCTGCGCGCCGGCGAGCTCGCCGACTGGTACGTGCAGCGGCTCGACGGGCTCGTGGCGCGCGCGCGGCGCGCGGGGCTGCAGGTCCTGCTGACCCCGGTGTTCACGCCGTGCTGGGCGGTCGACGCCGCCGGCGGTGCGCCGTGCGCCTCCCCGGCGGCCGCGCAGCAGGTGCAGACCACGCACCCGCGCGATCCCGCCGACTACGCGCGCTTCGCGGGACGGCTCGCCCGCCGCTACGGCGACGCGCTGGCCGGACTGGAGGTCTGGAACGAGCCGAACCTCCCGGGCTTCTGGGCTCCGCAGGACGCGGCGCGCGACTACGTCCGCCTGGTCCGCGCCACGCGGCAGGAGCTGCTGCGCGTCGCGCCCCGGCTGCCGCTCGTCGCGGGCGCGCTGGCGGGCGGCGACGCCCCGTTCCTGGAGCAGCTGTACGGCGAGGGGCTCGCCGACGAGATCGACGTCCTGTCCGTGCACGCGTACAACGACGGCCGCCCGCCCGAGCGGGGCCTGCCCGCCCGCTTCGCGCGCGCCGCGTTCCGGCAGGGCCTGCTCGCGGTCAAGGGGGTGGTGGAACGGCGGGACGCCGGGCGCACCGTCTGGGTGACCGAGATCGGCTGGAACACGAGCACGCAGCGCGGTGAGCTGTTCAACGACGGGGTCGGGGAGGCCGAGCAGGCCGCCTACCTCGGCCGGGCCCTCGCGCGCCTGCAGGCCCCGGGGACGGCGCTGGGGTTTCCGGAGTCGGTGTTCGTGTACCGGCTGCGCGATCCACGCCAGGCGCCCGCGGATCCGCAGCAGAACTACGGGCTGATCGCCGCCGACGGCCGCCGCAAGCCCGCGTTCGCCGCGGTGCGCAGGGCGTTCGCCGCCCGGCGCGGCTAG
- a CDS encoding class I adenylate-forming enzyme family protein, giving the protein MLIDVLRTAAEAGADTAIIGPDGSIGYAELVARAERLAAGLAARGVERFAVACHDPLAVVALLAASSRIGAEACVYPRALDDAGVAESAQRLGHDLVVVDAPRDTGAATALVPADLEQDGALPPQPQDAPVLILTTGTSGTPKGVRHEWRRLIAAVPRGADAIGRRWLLAYNLNQFAGFQVLLHAVVHRATLVVPRSSQARDALDALVAHDVSHVSATPTFWRLLAGQAEAADGPPPALAQITLGGEATPGPLIERLRAVFPDARITHVYAGTEFGSAIAITDGEPGLPASVLERGEDADVRFRVVDGELHVRSRHAMRGYHGAPEHEGWIATGDLVEERDGRLHFVGRTVEIINVGGAKVHPLPIEELVSTVPGIAVAAVYGAPNAITGQIVAIDVVLEPGADEAVVKKAVYAACSVLPAPGRPRRLRFVDALETRGDKIVRTTTQEQQ; this is encoded by the coding sequence GTGCTCATCGACGTCCTGCGGACGGCCGCCGAGGCGGGGGCCGACACCGCGATCATCGGCCCGGACGGGAGCATCGGCTACGCCGAGCTCGTCGCCCGGGCCGAGCGCCTGGCCGCGGGCCTGGCCGCCCGCGGCGTGGAGCGGTTCGCGGTCGCGTGCCACGACCCGCTCGCCGTGGTCGCGCTGCTGGCCGCGTCCTCCCGGATCGGTGCGGAGGCGTGCGTGTACCCGCGCGCGCTCGACGACGCGGGGGTCGCGGAGTCCGCCCAGCGCCTCGGCCACGACCTCGTCGTCGTGGACGCGCCGCGCGACACCGGGGCCGCGACCGCGCTGGTCCCCGCCGACCTCGAGCAGGACGGTGCGCTGCCGCCCCAGCCGCAGGACGCCCCGGTCCTGATCCTCACGACCGGCACCTCCGGCACGCCGAAGGGCGTGCGGCACGAGTGGCGGCGGCTGATCGCCGCGGTGCCGCGCGGGGCGGACGCGATCGGTCGCCGCTGGCTGCTGGCCTACAACCTCAACCAGTTCGCGGGCTTCCAGGTCCTGCTGCACGCGGTCGTCCACCGGGCGACGCTCGTGGTGCCGCGCAGCAGCCAGGCCCGCGACGCGCTCGACGCGCTCGTCGCCCACGACGTCTCCCACGTCAGCGCGACGCCGACGTTCTGGCGCCTGCTCGCCGGGCAGGCGGAGGCCGCCGACGGCCCGCCGCCCGCGCTCGCGCAGATCACGCTCGGCGGCGAGGCGACCCCGGGTCCGCTGATCGAGCGGCTGCGCGCGGTGTTCCCGGACGCGCGGATCACGCACGTCTACGCGGGCACCGAGTTCGGGTCCGCGATCGCGATCACCGACGGGGAGCCCGGCCTGCCCGCCTCCGTGCTCGAGCGCGGGGAGGACGCCGACGTGCGCTTCCGCGTCGTCGACGGCGAGCTGCACGTGCGCTCCCGGCACGCCATGCGCGGCTACCACGGGGCCCCCGAGCACGAGGGCTGGATCGCCACCGGGGACCTCGTCGAGGAGCGCGACGGGCGCCTGCACTTCGTCGGGCGCACGGTCGAGATCATCAACGTCGGGGGCGCCAAGGTGCACCCCCTCCCGATCGAGGAGCTCGTCTCGACCGTGCCCGGGATCGCGGTCGCCGCCGTCTACGGCGCGCCGAACGCGATCACCGGCCAGATCGTCGCGATCGACGTCGTCCTCGAGCCGGGCGCCGACGAGGCCGTCGTCAAGAAGGCCGTGTACGCCGCCTGCTCGGTGCTTCCCGCGCCCGGCCGGCCGCGCCGCCTGCGCTTCGTCGACGCGCTCGAGACCCGCGGCGACAAGATCGTCCGCACCACAACCCAGGAGCAGCAATGA
- a CDS encoding sugar phosphate nucleotidyltransferase, protein MPRREPVVILCGGRGTRLQEKTVDIPKPLVEIGGRPIVWHVIQVYAAQGFHRFVLLTGYKGEMIEAFARETAWPEGLEVRCVDTGLDTQTGGRIKRAAATGAFGDGRFAATYADGVADVDLAGLLAFHEGHGELATMTVVRPELQFGVTVIEGDNRVSGFREKPRSEHWINGGFFVFEPGVLDYLSESSILEREPLEGLATDGALHAFRHTGYWDCMDTYKDSITLNDLWASGAAPWKVWA, encoded by the coding sequence ATGCCACGCCGAGAGCCTGTCGTGATCCTCTGCGGAGGGCGGGGAACCCGTCTGCAGGAGAAGACCGTCGACATCCCCAAGCCCCTGGTGGAGATCGGGGGCCGTCCGATCGTGTGGCACGTGATCCAGGTGTACGCCGCCCAGGGCTTCCACCGCTTCGTGCTGCTGACCGGCTACAAGGGCGAGATGATCGAGGCGTTCGCGCGCGAGACGGCGTGGCCGGAGGGCCTGGAGGTCCGCTGCGTCGACACGGGCCTGGACACCCAGACGGGCGGGCGGATCAAGCGCGCCGCGGCCACGGGCGCGTTTGGCGACGGCCGCTTCGCCGCCACGTACGCCGACGGCGTCGCGGACGTCGACCTCGCCGGCCTGCTGGCCTTCCACGAGGGACACGGCGAGCTCGCGACGATGACCGTCGTGCGCCCCGAGCTGCAGTTCGGCGTCACCGTCATCGAGGGCGACAACCGCGTCTCCGGCTTCCGCGAGAAGCCCCGCAGCGAGCACTGGATCAACGGCGGCTTCTTCGTCTTCGAGCCCGGCGTCCTGGACTACCTCAGCGAGTCGAGCATCCTCGAGCGGGAGCCGCTGGAGGGCCTGGCGACCGACGGCGCGCTGCACGCGTTCCGCCACACCGGCTACTGGGACTGCATGGACACCTACAAGGACTCGATCACGCTGAACGACCTGTGGGCCTCCGGTGCGGCCCCGTGGAAGGTCTGGGCGTGA
- a CDS encoding class I SAM-dependent methyltransferase encodes MSTLERAKSMSWYHTLELPEGLVTPGIFDLRDQVPHYRLPERLDGKRVLEVGTWDGFWAFELERRGAEVVALDLDREEDLDWPARRRPETFADVQRGQGFAVAKELLGSKVERVVCSVYHALPEDLGQFDLVFCGSVLIHLRDQVLALERIAALTKPGGMFVSAEEYDPRLDLLPWPVSRYRADRDAAVVYWMPNQRAWRSMIWGAGFDHVERVAKFSMKATDGWAVRHAVFHARKNG; translated from the coding sequence GTGAGCACCCTGGAGCGCGCCAAGTCCATGAGCTGGTACCACACGCTCGAGCTGCCGGAGGGTCTGGTGACCCCCGGCATCTTCGATCTGCGTGATCAGGTCCCGCACTACCGGCTCCCCGAGCGCCTGGACGGCAAGCGCGTCCTGGAGGTCGGGACCTGGGACGGGTTCTGGGCCTTCGAGCTCGAGCGCCGCGGCGCCGAGGTCGTGGCCCTGGACCTCGACCGCGAGGAGGACCTCGACTGGCCCGCCCGCCGCCGGCCCGAGACCTTCGCCGACGTGCAGCGCGGGCAGGGCTTCGCGGTCGCCAAGGAGCTGCTGGGCAGCAAGGTCGAGCGGGTCGTGTGCTCGGTCTACCACGCGCTGCCCGAGGACCTCGGGCAGTTCGACCTCGTCTTCTGCGGCTCCGTGCTCATCCACCTGCGCGACCAGGTGCTCGCGCTCGAGCGCATCGCCGCCCTGACGAAGCCCGGCGGCATGTTCGTCAGCGCCGAGGAGTACGACCCGCGACTGGACCTCCTCCCCTGGCCCGTGTCCCGCTACCGCGCCGACCGCGACGCCGCGGTCGTGTACTGGATGCCCAACCAGCGGGCGTGGCGCTCGATGATCTGGGGCGCCGGGTTCGACCACGTCGAGCGGGTCGCGAAGTTCTCGATGAAGGCGACCGACGGCTGGGCCGTCCGCCACGCCGTCTTCCACGCCCGCAAGAACGGCTGA
- a CDS encoding glycosyltransferase family 4 protein yields MTASAGEARSARPGPEPVPVLFVSSHAQLGGGEGYLRSIVEGLGPAWCAGIVSLHDGPFVQRLRDGGHEVTVLPAEGRTSVLGAARRLRGELRRTRPAVVHANGIKAALVAVLARGVGGPPVVWLKYDFGWDGAMAAFVALRSRMVVGISGAVNETFGRLTRRRARVVYAGVPEYPDAEAQGPRALAAVMDRPADGPVIALSGRLCPGKGQTDMVAAMPTVLARHPDATLLLLGVEDSFYPGYRATLEEQARGLGVHDAVCFARLAGHMPAEAVSVVSACDVLVQPSRLQERGGWREGFGLAVVEAMQVGTPVVAYANGALPEVVGDVGVVVPEGDHVALGTAVADLLDDPERARALVAAARVRERERYRLDRVIAQMADCYVEAAR; encoded by the coding sequence GTGACCGCGAGTGCCGGAGAGGCCCGGAGCGCCCGCCCGGGGCCCGAGCCCGTGCCCGTCCTGTTCGTCTCCTCGCACGCCCAGCTCGGCGGCGGCGAGGGCTACCTCCGCTCGATCGTCGAGGGGCTCGGCCCGGCGTGGTGCGCGGGCATCGTCTCGCTGCACGACGGGCCGTTCGTGCAGCGGCTGCGGGACGGCGGCCACGAGGTCACGGTGCTGCCCGCGGAGGGCCGGACGAGCGTCCTGGGCGCGGCGCGGCGGCTGCGCGGCGAGCTGCGGCGCACCCGGCCGGCGGTCGTGCACGCCAACGGCATCAAGGCGGCGCTCGTCGCCGTCCTCGCGCGCGGCGTCGGCGGCCCGCCGGTCGTGTGGCTGAAGTACGACTTCGGCTGGGACGGCGCGATGGCCGCGTTCGTGGCGCTGCGCTCGCGCATGGTCGTGGGCATCAGCGGGGCGGTCAACGAGACGTTCGGTCGCCTGACCCGGCGTCGCGCCCGCGTCGTGTACGCCGGCGTCCCGGAGTACCCGGACGCCGAGGCCCAGGGGCCACGCGCGCTCGCCGCGGTCATGGACCGGCCCGCGGACGGCCCGGTGATCGCGCTGTCCGGGCGGCTGTGCCCGGGCAAGGGCCAGACCGACATGGTCGCCGCGATGCCCACCGTGCTGGCCCGCCATCCCGATGCGACGCTGCTGCTGCTCGGCGTCGAGGACTCGTTCTACCCCGGCTACCGCGCCACGCTCGAGGAGCAGGCGCGCGGGCTCGGCGTCCACGACGCCGTCTGCTTCGCCCGGCTCGCCGGGCACATGCCCGCCGAGGCGGTCTCGGTCGTCAGCGCCTGCGACGTGCTCGTGCAGCCGAGCCGCCTGCAGGAGCGCGGCGGCTGGCGCGAGGGCTTCGGCCTCGCCGTCGTCGAGGCGATGCAGGTCGGGACGCCCGTCGTCGCCTACGCCAACGGCGCGCTGCCCGAGGTCGTCGGGGACGTCGGCGTCGTCGTGCCGGAGGGGGACCACGTCGCGCTCGGGACCGCGGTCGCCGACCTCCTGGACGATCCCGAGCGCGCCCGTGCGCTCGTCGCCGCCGCGCGCGTGCGCGAGCGCGAGCGCTACCGCCTGGACCGGGTCATCGCGCAGATGGCCGACTGCTACGTGGAGGCCGCCCGATGA
- a CDS encoding class I SAM-dependent methyltransferase yields MVPGPGGGFDVLAAAYENDRPEVRALVPPRPRRVLDVGCSSGALGAALKADGAGTVVGLERDPAYVAIARERLDAVHAVDLDADVPLPEEPFDVIVCADVLEHLRDPEAVLARLVRALAPGGTVVVSLPNVRHWETFWQLGVRGTFPRRSMGIFDRTHLRWFTLADAYGLCAAAGLEVVEVRRVLRPRPTGPSDGRLVRLLARGPGRTFLTFQHVLAARRVGDAPAS; encoded by the coding sequence ATGGTCCCGGGGCCCGGTGGCGGCTTCGACGTCCTCGCCGCCGCCTACGAGAACGACCGCCCGGAGGTCCGCGCGCTCGTCCCGCCGCGACCGCGGCGCGTCCTGGACGTCGGCTGCAGCTCGGGGGCGCTGGGCGCCGCGCTGAAGGCCGACGGGGCCGGGACGGTCGTCGGGCTGGAGCGCGATCCCGCCTACGTGGCGATCGCGCGCGAGCGCCTCGACGCGGTCCACGCCGTCGACCTCGACGCCGACGTGCCGCTGCCCGAGGAGCCGTTCGACGTGATCGTCTGCGCCGACGTCCTGGAGCACCTGCGCGACCCGGAGGCGGTGCTCGCGCGGCTGGTGCGCGCCCTGGCGCCCGGGGGCACCGTCGTCGTCAGCCTGCCGAACGTCCGCCACTGGGAGACGTTCTGGCAGCTCGGCGTGCGCGGCACGTTCCCGCGGCGCAGCATGGGGATCTTCGACCGGACGCACCTGCGCTGGTTCACGCTCGCCGACGCGTACGGCCTGTGCGCCGCCGCCGGCCTCGAGGTCGTGGAGGTGCGTCGCGTGCTGCGCCCGCGGCCGACCGGCCCGTCCGACGGGCGTCTCGTGCGGCTGCTGGCCCGCGGGCCGGGGCGCACGTTCCTGACCTTCCAGCACGTGCTGGCCGCCCGTCGCGTCGGCGACGCGCCAGCGTCCTGA
- a CDS encoding methyltransferase domain-containing protein: MAQPITRQVLQDVMAVVDLPDPVVEFGSLQVEAAQDIDLRRFFAGRPFTGTDFREGPGVDRVEDLRALTFGDGEVGTAICLDTLEHCADPPQACRELARVTRRDGGVCLISSVMLFGIHGYPNDYFRFTPEGFRELLSGFDDVRVVGIGDPDIPREVFGIGVHGRSLGDLDLAKLPSVVALQRVWDDPATGVKVGPLRVPPGQLARSLVRELPGVLRARRAARRSA; this comes from the coding sequence ATGGCCCAGCCGATCACCCGTCAGGTCCTCCAGGACGTCATGGCCGTCGTCGACCTGCCCGACCCGGTCGTCGAGTTCGGCTCCCTGCAGGTCGAGGCCGCGCAGGACATCGACCTGCGCCGCTTCTTCGCCGGACGGCCGTTCACCGGGACCGACTTCCGCGAGGGGCCGGGCGTCGACCGCGTCGAGGACCTGCGGGCGCTGACGTTCGGCGACGGCGAGGTCGGCACCGCGATCTGCCTCGACACGCTCGAGCACTGCGCCGATCCGCCGCAGGCGTGCCGCGAGCTGGCCCGGGTGACGCGCCGCGACGGTGGCGTCTGCCTGATCAGCTCGGTGATGCTGTTCGGCATCCACGGCTACCCCAACGACTACTTCCGCTTCACCCCCGAGGGCTTCCGCGAGCTGCTGAGCGGCTTCGACGACGTCCGCGTGGTCGGGATCGGCGACCCGGACATCCCGCGCGAGGTGTTCGGGATCGGCGTGCACGGCCGCTCGCTCGGGGACCTCGACCTCGCCAAGCTGCCGAGCGTCGTCGCGCTGCAGCGCGTCTGGGACGACCCGGCAACCGGCGTCAAGGTCGGACCGCTGCGCGTCCCGCCGGGGCAGCTCGCCCGCTCGCTCGTGCGCGAGCTCCCGGGCGTCCTGCGCGCCCGCCGCGCCGCGCGCCGCAGCGCCTGA
- a CDS encoding glycosyltransferase family 2 protein, which translates to MSTPDVSLVIPAWGTHVTYLPPAIESLLEQEGPRTEIIVVDNASDVPVPPLPPQVRVIRTPQRLPVGGARNAGLDAAIAPAIMFWDADDVMLPGTLRRLSEVLDGDPRVVAVTMDSVRWTPETGPGERWPWPRSVMYALCRRPRLFAIIAQVYCPFTTTGPALMRTAEVRDAGGFASDIAFFEDWALASSLTVRGRIVMLREIARWYRIHDESLTLGHLGHPDEHLWLAGLRRRARTDHRRPRWLKAMLPLFRVHHEMRIRRGRKSTAGVGYYESALADVDGAAGAKEAAGSPSP; encoded by the coding sequence ATGAGCACGCCCGACGTCTCGCTCGTGATCCCCGCCTGGGGCACGCACGTGACCTACCTGCCGCCGGCGATCGAGTCGCTGCTGGAGCAGGAGGGGCCGCGGACGGAGATCATCGTCGTCGACAACGCCTCCGACGTGCCGGTCCCGCCGCTGCCGCCGCAGGTCCGCGTCATCCGCACGCCGCAGCGGCTGCCGGTCGGCGGTGCGCGCAACGCCGGACTCGACGCGGCGATCGCCCCGGCGATCATGTTCTGGGACGCCGACGACGTCATGCTCCCCGGCACGCTGCGGCGCCTGAGCGAGGTGCTCGACGGCGACCCGCGCGTCGTCGCCGTGACGATGGACAGCGTGCGCTGGACGCCTGAGACCGGTCCGGGCGAGCGCTGGCCGTGGCCGCGCAGCGTGATGTACGCGCTGTGTCGCCGACCGCGGCTGTTCGCGATCATCGCGCAGGTCTACTGCCCGTTCACCACGACGGGTCCGGCGCTGATGCGCACCGCGGAGGTCCGCGACGCGGGCGGCTTCGCGAGCGACATCGCGTTCTTCGAGGACTGGGCGCTCGCGTCGTCGCTGACCGTCCGCGGACGGATCGTGATGCTGCGGGAGATCGCCCGCTGGTACCGGATCCACGACGAGTCGCTGACGCTCGGCCACCTCGGCCATCCGGACGAGCATCTCTGGCTCGCCGGGCTGCGCCGCCGGGCGCGCACCGACCACCGCCGTCCGCGCTGGCTGAAGGCGATGCTCCCGCTCTTCCGCGTGCACCACGAGATGCGCATCCGCCGCGGCCGCAAGAGCACGGCGGGCGTCGGCTACTACGAGTCGGCGCTGGCGGACGTCGACGGCGCCGCGGGCGCCAAGGAGGCGGCGGGCAGCCCCTCGCCGTGA